CTCCGGATCTTCTGCCAATCTCATCGCATTCATGGCTCTGACCTCTCCCCTTCTCGGGGACAGGCAGATCAGGCGCGGCGACGAGGTCATCTGCGTCGCGGCTGCCTTCCCCACCAGCGTGGCACCCATCCTCCAGTATGGGGCGGTGCCCGTCTTCGTGGATGTCGAGCCCCGCACCTGCGACATCGATGTCTCCAAGATGGAGGCCGCCCTGAGCGACAAGACCAAGCTCGTCTTCATGGCGCACACCCTCGGCAACCCCTTCGACCTCGCCAAGGTCAAGGAGTTCTGCGACAAGCACAACCTCTGGCTCATCGAGGACAACTGCGACGCCCTCGGAGGAGAGTACACCCTCAACGGCAAGACCTACAAGACCGGTACCATCGGAGATATCGGAACATCCAGCTTCTATCCCGCCCACCAGATGACCATGGGCGAGGGAGGCGCGGTCTACACCGACAACCCTCTCCTGCACAAGCTCATCCGTTCCTTCAGGGACTGGGGAAGAGAGTGCGTCTGCACCGGAGGACAGGACAACAGTTGCGGACAGAGGTTCATGGGACAGTTCGGAAAGCTCCCCTTCGGATACGACCACAAGTACGTGTACTCCCATTTAGGATACAACCTGAAGATCACCGAGATGCAGGCCGCCGTCGGAGTCGCACAGCTCAAGAAGCTGCCCGATTTCGTAGCCAAGAGGAGGGAGCACTGGGATTACCTGCGTGCCAACCTCGACTGCCTCAAGGACGTCCTCACCCTTCCCGAGAAGCAGGCCAACGCCAACCCCTGCTGGTTCGGATTCCTGATGATCGCCAAGTCCAACAAGGACTGCAACCGCATCACCAGCTACCTGGAGTCCCACAACATCCAGACCCGCAAGCTGTTCGCGGGCAACATCATCCTCCACCCCTGCTTCACCAACCTGGTCGAGGGCAAGGACTACCGTGTGGTCGGCGATCTCACCGTCACCAACACCCTGATGAACAACGCGTTCTGGGTAGGGGTATATCCCGGAATGACCCAGCCGATGATGGATGAGATTATCGCCTGCATCAAGGACGCAGTCAAGAACCTTTGAAAACCGTTTCCCGGCCGCCGGACAGACGGCCGGCCCCATCTTTACTTTCCATATCTGAGGGTTACCATGAAGGTCAAAGTATCCGATTACATCGCACAGTATCTGGTGGACTATGGGATAACTGACGCATTCACCATCGTCGGCGGGGGTGCCATGCACCTCAACGACTCCTTCGGCAAGCAGAAGGGTCTGAAATGCTATTACAACCACCACGAGCAGGCCTGCGCCATCGCCGCGGAGGCCTATGCGAGGGTCACCAACAGGCTCGCACTGGTCTGCGTCACCACCGGACCCGGAGGCACCAACGCCATCACCGGTGTGGTCGGAGGGTGGCTCGATTCCATACCTATGCTCATAATCTCCGGACAGGTCCGTTATGATACGACCGCCCGCAGCACCGGTCTCCCCCTCAGGGCCATGGGCGATCAGGAGTTCGACATCTGCACCTCGGTAGCTTCGATGACTAAGTACTGCGAGATGGTCATCGACCCGAACAGGATCCGCTACTGCCTGCACAAGGCGCTCACCATCGCCACCAACGGACGTCCCGGACCCGTGTGGCTTGACATCCCCCTCAATGTCCAGGGAGCTTTCATCGAGACCGATGATCTCGAGGATTACAATCCCGACGAATACCTATCCACTCTCCCTCTGAAAATCGAGGAAAAGACCGTCAGGATAATACTCGACAAGGTGAAGAACGCGGAGAGGCCGGTGTTTTACGCCGGTAACGGAATCCGCCTGTCCGGCGCTTACGACACCTTCCTACAGGTCATCGAGAAGCTCAACATCCCCGTGGTAACCAACTGGGACAGCGTCGACATGCTTCCCGACGACCATCACCTCTATGCAGGCCGCGGAGGCAGTCTCGGAACCCGCGGCGGTAACTTCGCCGTGCAGAACAGCGATCTCGTGATTTCGATCGGCAGCAGACTCAGCCTGAGGCAGACCAGTTTCAACTGGAAGCGCTGGGCCAGCCACGCATACGTGATCATGGAGGACATCGACGAGGCGGAGCTCAAGAAGCCCATCCTCCATGTGGACATGCCCCTGCATGTCGATGCCAAGGTCCTACTGGAGGCCATGGACGGCCTCATCAAGGACAAGGTGTTCGCCAAGCAGCAGTGGATCGACAGATGCATCGAGTGGAGGGAGAAGTACCCTGTCGTGCAGCAGAAGCACTATGACGACCCCAAACTTTCCAACCCTTATTGCTTCATGAAAGAGCTAAGCAGGCGTCTTCCTGAGGGAGCAATCACCGCTGCCGGTAACGGAACCGCCTGTGCGGTGGGAAGCCACTCCTACGTCATCAAGAAGTCCCAGAGATACATCACGAACTCCGCCATCGCAAGCATGGGATACGACCTCCCCGCGGCGATCGGAGTGTGCGTCGCCAACAAATGCCGGAGCGTCGTCTGCCTGGCAGGCGACGGAAGCATCATGATGAACCTCCAGGAACTGCAGACCGTGATCACCAACAATCTGCCCATCAAGATCTTCATCATCAACAACTCGGGATACCAGTCAATCCGCCTGACCCAGACCAACATTTTCGACAAGCATTTTGTCGGCATCGGGAAGGATTCCGGTGACCTCAGCTTCCCCGACTACGAGAAGCTGGCGACAGCCTTCGGATACCCCTACTACAGGATATGCTCCAACGCCGAGATGGAAAAGCTCGACCAGATCCTGAACGAGACGGGCTACCTCATCTGCGAGGTGTTCTGCAACACCGAACAGGCCTTCGAGCCCAAGGTGGCCACCAAGAAACTCCCAGACGGTTCCCTCTATTCCCCTCCCCTCGAGGACATGGCGCCGTTCCTGGATTCGGAAGAGCTCAAATCGAACCTCTACTACGAGGGCTGATCCCATGAGGATAGCGATCACCGGCCCCACCGGGGCCATCGGCACCGCGCTTATCAAGGAGGCAATCTCCGCAGGACACGAGGTGATAGCGATAGTGCGTCCCGGTTCCTCCCGCATGTCCAACGTCGCTGTCACGAAAGGTGTGGAGATAATCGAATGCGACATCTCGGACTACGCCTCGCTGCATGGGAAGAGGCAGTGCGACGCATTCTTCCACCTGGCCTGGATGAAGACCTTCGGAGCTGCCAGAGACGACGTCTATTCACAGGTCGATAATATCAGATATGCACTGAACGCGGTCGACCTGGCGGAGAGCTGGGGCGCCAAGGCTTTCGTGGGTGCGGGTTCCCAGGCGGAGTACGGCCATTCCGAGGTCAGCCTCAACGGCAGCGTTCCCGTTGATCCCACCAGCGGATACGGTATCGCCAAGTACTCCGCAGGCAAACTGTGCAGGTTGTTCTGTCAGCAGAAGGGCCTCCGCTTCAACTGGGCTAGGATCCTCAGCGTGTACGGGGAGAACGATGCAGACCATACCCTAATCATGTACCTGATCCACACCCTTCTCGAAGGAGGAGTTCCGGAACTTACCAAATGCGAGCAGATGTGGGATTACATCTACTCGAAGGATGCCGCCTACGCATTATTGTGCATCGGGGAGAAGGGAGTGGACGGCAAGGTCTACTGCATCGGAAGCGGCGAATGCAGGCCGCTGAAAGCGTACGTAGAAGACCTCCGCGATGCGGTTGACCCTTCGAAGGAAGTCAGGTTCGGCGTCAAGCCGTACTATCCCCATCAGGCTATGTATCTATGTGCCGACATCTCGGAGCTCACGGCAGATACGGGATTCAGACCCAGGTACGGATTCAAGAAGGGTATCTCGGAACTGATCGGGATCATCCGTCAAGGATGATCCTTCTCAGGTCATCCACCGTGGCGGCGAAGTGGTACTTCTCCGGGATGTCGGAGGGTCTGCGGAAGCCGAATCCGAATCCCACTCCGATGAAGTCCGTATCGCATTGAACGGCGGCGTTCAGGTCGCTGCTCGTGTCCCCGACCATCACAGTGCCAGACGGGTCCACTCCGAGCTCCTTCATGCAGTTGTTGAGGATGTCGGGTTTCTTCAGTCTGTTGTATTGGTCGCCCCCGCAGATGCTGCCGAAGTACTGCTTCAGGCCGAGATTGTCCAATAAGGTAAGGGTATAATCGATCCTCTTGTTGGTGGCTATGCCGAGACGGAATCTGCCCTGTAGTTCCTCCAGCATCGCTGGGATTCCATCGAACACCTCGCACTCCATCAGATGCTTGTCCTTGTAGATCGGACGGAACACATCGTAGAATCTCCTGATGGTCTCCTCCGAGTATCCCATCTTGGAGCCGATGGAATCCCCGATGGGCGGACCGATGCAGGATTCTATGAACTCCCTGGAAAGGGTCTCCAGACCCATGATGTCGATGGTTTCCACGACGGAGTTAACTATGCCCTCGCTGGAATCAATGAGAGTCCCGTCGAGGTCGAAGATGACTGCGGCAGGCCCGGACATCAGTTTGCCTCGTAGAGGGATTCGGTAAGGAATTTGATATTCATCGTCTTCCGGCAGGCCTTGATCTTCTTGGTCATGCAGCGGTTGAGCTCCGAGAGGTAATCGTATCTCTTGGAGAGGTCGAAATCCGTGCTGATGTAGTTGTCATCGACGTTCTTCTTGAAACCGTCGAAACCTGCCAGTGCGACATCCTTCAGGCCGATCTTCTCCAGAAGGGTGAGGAGGATGGCCAGGGCGTTGTCCCACTCGGTATTCTCGATGAGGGCGTCATACCTGACCGGGTACTCGAAAGGTTTGCCGACCGAGGTGATGTTGGTGGTGGCAATAACCTTGACATCACTATCTTTCAGCTTGGGCAGGGCCTGATCGTAACGGGAGGGTCTGCTCAGAAACACGAATCCCACGGGGATGTTGTCGGGGACGAAGTTGACTCCGATTGCGAGGGGGTTCTCCGAGGAGATGTAATCCTTGATCTCCTTCTCCCTGGCGACGATGGAGTTGCCGGGGCCGATCAGGAGGACCTTCCTGTCCTTGAGCGTCTGGGACAGCGCCTCCACATACTCCACGTCGTTTATGCCGTTGAGGATGTACCTCTCGTAGAGAGACTCGATGTACTCTTCCTTGTACCTCAGTTTCCTCTCGAGTTCGATCTTCTGAAGGATGGTGTTTACATCCTTGACGGAGAGGGTGTGCCTGTCGAGGAGGTATTTGACGTAAGTGGGGTGGCAGTCGTTCATCGCCGCTATGTAGAACAGGAGGTTGTAACCCCAGTAATGCTTGGCATAGATCGGCATGATGTTGACATCGATGGCGGTTAGAATCTGATCGATATCGTATTTCTTTCCGAACCTCTGGTTGAGGTTCATGGCGATGAGCTCGAGGGGGGCGTTGCCGGCGCTCTTCCCCATCCCGTACAGCGAACCGTCGAGAACGATGTCCCTGTCGATGCCGAGATCGAGGATCTCGACGGTGTTGGTGTAAGCCAGCTGGAAGTTGTTATGGGAATGGTAGCCGATGGCAATGTCCTTGTTGAGGTACTTGTTGAGAAGGATGAAGTAATTGGTGGCCTGGGGCTTGTGCATGAGGCCGTAGGTGTCCACGATGGAGATGGCGTGGGGGCCGATCTTGTTGACGTATTCGCAGAAGTCCCTGATGTCCTGCTCCTCGTAATCAGTGATGGAGACCAACTGAAGGAATACCTTGTATCCCAGATCCATGAGCTGTTTGCCGAAGTCGGCGGCCTTGTACATGTTCTCCTTCTTGAAGATGACCCTGATGCCGTCGAGGATTGTGTCCTTACAGGGCTGGACATTCTTGATGTCGCAGGTGCCGTAGTCGATCATCGCCACGACCATAGAAGTCGGTTTGATTGTGTTGGAGAAGGTTTTGGCTATGGCCTGCGTGTTGGGCTGGATGGAACGGTTGATGTCCTCGGGATTGCGGTCGTCCAGGAATCCGATCTCGATGATGTCGACGTGGGCCTCGTTGAGCCTGTCGAAGATACCGGTAATGGTGCTGTTGCCGAAATTCCAATCGTTGACATACCCGCCATCGCGGAGAGTGCAGTCCAGCAGTCTTATGTTGGAACCCATCGCTCCCATATATCCAGTCTAACTATTTAATGGAGATATGATGACCCACGTTAAGTTGCTCAAGTATGGAAAAAGTGTTCCCCGAGTGATAGGATTAATAAGTCAAGTTACATCCTGCACCCAGAGATTATGAAGAAGATTTCCGTAATGGTCCCGACATACAACGAAGAGGAGAATGTCGAACCAATATCGAAAGCGATCATCGAACAGCTGGAACAGTTCCCGCAGTACGATTACGAGCTGCTGTTCATCGACAACTGCTCCAAAGACAGCACCCGCGAGATAATCCGCAGGCTCTGTGCGGAGAACCCCAAGATCAAGGCGATCTTCAATGCCAAGAACTACGGGCAGTTCAGTTCCCCGTACTACGGTATCCTGCAGACCACCGGGGACTGCACCATCTCCATGTGTGCCGATTTCCAGGATCCCCCGGAGATGATTCCCAAATACATCGCGGCTTGGGAGGAGGGATACAAGCTAGTCATGGGCCAGAAGACCTCCAGCAAGGAGTCGTTCCTCGTGTACAGGGCCCGTTCATTCTACTACAACTACATGAAGAAGCACTCCAACATCGGGTTCCTGGAGCACGTCACCGGTTCGGGACTCTACGACCGCTCGTTCATCGAGGTCATGAGGAACCTGGACGACCCCAACCCTTTCCTCAGGGGAGTCGTGGCGGAGATGGGATACAACATCAAGCTGATCCCCTACGAACAGCCGCAGAGGCGCGCAGGGAAGTCCAGCAACAACCTGTTCTCATACTACGACGGCGCGATGCAGAGCCTCACCGCCTACACCAAAGTAGGAGTCCGTCTGACCATCAGCACTGGACTCATCCTGACCTTCGCCAGTATCTTCACGATAGTGGGGTTCGGAATCTACAAGCTCCTTAACTGGAACACGTTCAGCCTCATGCCCTACGGCCTGGACCTGCTGATATTCTTCGCCGTGTCGCTCAACATCTTCTTCCTGGGATTCATCGGAGAGTACATCCTCGACGTGAAACAGCAGGTGAGGAAAAGACCTCTCGTCCTCGAGGCGGAACGTATCAACTTCGACAAGGATTGAAATAAGATCTTGGAAAAAGTTGTATACGTGTGTGCTCACAAAACTGATGGCGAATCGCTCAAAAACAAATACCACTGGTAAACAGACATGAGCCTTGGAAAACAGATATCCTACAACACCCTTGGCAACGTTGCCTCGCTCTTCGGTCAATGGTTAATCATAATGATCATTCCCATCCTCACTGATTTCAGCGAGGCGGGAGTGTTCGCTGTAGCTGTATCTGTGTCCTCCATCCTAAACCAGATTGCACTTTTCTCTCTGACTCCTTATCAGGTTGTAGACCAATACAAAAGATTCTCAAAGAATGATTATGCAGTCACCAGATTCATCACCATAGTGTTGAGTTTCGCATTGATTCTGCCCATATCAGGCATATTCGGTTACGGACTCAATCAGATTCTGATTATCGTGGCATATACGATCTACCGCAACCTAATCAACTATGCATATTTGCATCTGTCCTCACTTCAGATAATCAACCATCTCGACTATGCTGGAAAATGCATGATTCTAGAAGGAATGGTAAGTTTCACGGTATTCGTCGGATGTTATGTCCTGACATACAATCTCCTGCTGTCCACCCTCTTGATGGCACTCGTGGGCGGAGGGATCTTCCTCTACCTGATGGCCTACGGACATAAACAGTATTTGGGACACGGATTTGGACTTTATCTGAAAGACAGAGGGAACGTTCGCGCACTCCTCTTGGTGGGGACACCGCTATTGCTGTCCACCTTGTGCCCCATCGTCATCACCGCACTCCCCAAACTCATCCTGGAGAACATGTGGAACACGGAGATTGTCGGCATATTCAACACCCTGACCTCGCCAACTATCATTATCCCCACCCTGGTACAGGCGGTTTTCGTCCCGTTCACGGTCTATTTCGCAAGGCTGTGCCGGGAAAACAATTTCAGTCTTCTGAAAAGACAGTATGGAAAATTCCTACTGGCAATGGCTTCGGGCGCAGTCGTCTGCTATTTCGTATCGGTATTATTCGCCGAACCGGTTTTCGTCCTGCTGTACGGTAGTGAAATCAGTTCCTACGTGGATTACTTCAACATCCTGATTGTTGGTATCTTCTTCTACAGTCTCGGTATTTGCGGAATAACCGTACTCATTGCCAAAGAACAAGGCAGGGCGGCAGGTTACTCCGCGATTGTCTCGTTGATCGCGTCCATCGCAATTTTCTTTATGCTGATTCCCGAACACGGAATCGATGGGGCCACATGGGGACTGTTCCTAGCATACGGGCTTTTCGGAATACTCATTACCGCATGCATCTACCTGATTCCGCTGAGAATGGGTGATGTCTCAGGAACCCAGTAACTTCAACCATTCGACGGTACGGGCTACACCCTCCGCCAAATCAACGGTCTGCCTGAATCCGAGTTCCGAATATATCCTCCCGATGTCGAATTGGGTCACATCCAAACCGACGGGAGAATCTTCGATGGCACCGAAAAGAAGTTCTGACGACGACCCCACTATGGATTTCATCGATTCGACATAGTCACGTATACGCCGAGGCGTGTCGGAACCGACATAATAGCAACAGTTGGCCTTACCTTTCTCACCGAGAAGGATTATGGCGTTGGCCAAATCTGTGATGTAGATGAAATCGTAATCCTGAAGACCTTTGGTGAGTTTGATGGGTTCATTGGCCAGCATCTTAGTCAGAACACTGTTCATGAAACTATTCCTATTCGACCCAGGGCCATAACCATTCATTATTGCAGCTTCGACGTACTTGATGCCCAAGTTATAACAAAGGGTACGGGCCATGAGATTGGAGGCCTGTTTCGCAGCATAATATAGGTTCCTCAAACCGGGTTGGGAATCATCCGAACAGACCACCTTGCCAAAACTGTACTCCATCACGGTGCCCGAAAACACGAACCTGTCGGCATTCAGTTCCTTTGCCACCTTTACCATTGAACAGGTGAATGAAATATTCTTGGCCTGTATGGTGGGATCGCTAGAATTGAAAGCCCCTTCCCAGGCGAAATGGAAGAAACAGTCTATGTCCTCGTGAATCCTGACAGACAGTTCTTCAACGTGTACCGAATTGGTCTTGATGATGACGATATTATCGGAATCTCTCAGATTGTCCGAACGTTCGTTGACTAAAGCGAATACCTTGACACCGGACTCGGCAAGTGTGTTGCAGACGTTGGAACCGATGAATCCGTTGGCTCCGGTCACTACAGCAGTTTTCATTTCTTGACCAACTCCTTGTAGACTTCGAATGCTCTACTGGCTGCGTTATCCATATCGTAGTATTTGTAGTCTGCAAGTCTTCCGCAAATGGTCAGATTGGAGTATTTACCGGAAAGTTGCTTGTATTTCTCGTAAATCTGCTGATTAGCCTCACTGAGGATAGGATAGAACGGTTCCGAATCCTTCACGGTATGATCGTACTCGCCAGGGAACTCCTTAAGAACCACCGTCGTTCCGGCCTTTTTCTGTCCGGTGATGGATTTGAACTCAGTCATGCGGGTCATTGTCGGGTGCATGGGGTATGCGACAAAAGGCGCATTGAGGTAATAGTCCACGTGCTCGGTAAAGAACTCGAAGCCTATCGTACGATACGGCAACTGCCCGTATTGATAGTCGAAGAGATCGTCCAATGCTCCGGTATAGACAATCTTAGCATCGGGATTCACTCCATCTACCACGACCCTGTCGCCATCAAAAGAAATCATGTCTTTGAAATCGGTTTCCAGGCGCAATTCGATGTTCGGGTGATTGAGCATTCTCTTGAACATCTCCGTGAACCCGTCGCGCGGAGTAAACTGGTATTTGTTGGTGAAATACCTGTCATCGTACGACAGAGCCACCTTCACCCTGGAAAGGATGGAGGGTTCGATCTCCTCGGGTTTTCTGCCCCATTGCTTGCAGGTATACGGCTTGTAATCGTTCTCGAAGAGGAACAGAGCGAATTCTCTGACAAGTTCATCATCAGAGTTGATGAGCTCCAGAATCGGAACCCTTTCATCGTCGGGGTATTTCTGCTTCAGACGGGTCTTCAGTTCTTCGCTGCGGTCAGGGAAAAACGTGTCTATTGCCGCGTAATTGAATGGGACTGGGACATACTTTTGCTGGATCTCCGCCAGACACGTCAATTCGTAGTGATCCCATTCGGTGAACCTGGACAGGTACTCGAAGATATTGTCCTTATCAGTGTGGAACACATGGACTCCGTACTTCTGGACGAGTATTCCGTCGGAGTCATATTCATCATACATATTCCCGGCGATATGATTCCTGCGATCCAGGATGAGCACCTTGGCACTCTGCTCTTCTGCCAGCCTCCTTGCGATCACCGATCCGCAGAATCCGCAACCGACAACAACATAATCCACATCGGAACCCATTTGCATCGCCTTATGTTGAAATATAATGGAACTTGGAAATCGTCAGGAAACCAAACAGTGCCAGACCGAATATATGCATACGCTCGCACAGTACCAGTCCCCTCATCAGAATCTTGCGGGATCTACTCCCCATATGCCCGGATAACAGTTTCATGTCGAGCTCTTTGCAATAGTCCGGGAACTTCTCTTTGAAGTAACCGTTTATCGAACAGTATGCAGCCTTGGCATCACGGTACTTGGCCCCTCTCGTTCCCAGCATTATGAAAGAGTAATAGAGGCGTACAATCTGCATCAGGCAAGAAGCTTTCTCGGAATCCTCGGTCGAATCGAAGACCTCTTTCATTATGTCGATGAATCCGGTATACGTGAATCTGCCTGTATCCTCGATTACGTTGTGGACCATCTTGTTATTGTTGGAGGTCGACTCATGAACATAGTAGTTGTAACATACAGTTGGGACGAATACCGTACTTTTGCTCACGACTGAGAATTTCATCGTCTTCTCAGCATCGAGGAAAAGAATGTCGTGGAGCCTGATTCCGTTCTCCACATATACCGAACGCTTGAAGAGACTGCACTGCTGCATCGTGTAGAACCACTTGTTGAGTCCTTCCCCCTCCATGGCCATTGTTTTTATCGTCTCCCCATTCTGATTGACATAACGGT
This is a stretch of genomic DNA from Thermoplasmatales archaeon BRNA1. It encodes these proteins:
- a CDS encoding putative pyridoxal phosphate-dependent enzyme apparently involved in regulation of cell wall biogenesis produces the protein MEKEQIFEMVKAYYEEHHKKPEFKAGDRINYAGRVYDSEEIVNIVDSALDFWLTAGKYVDQFEKNLAEYLGVQFVSTVNSGSSANLIAFMALTSPLLGDRQIRRGDEVICVAAAFPTSVAPILQYGAVPVFVDVEPRTCDIDVSKMEAALSDKTKLVFMAHTLGNPFDLAKVKEFCDKHNLWLIEDNCDALGGEYTLNGKTYKTGTIGDIGTSSFYPAHQMTMGEGGAVYTDNPLLHKLIRSFRDWGRECVCTGGQDNSCGQRFMGQFGKLPFGYDHKYVYSHLGYNLKITEMQAAVGVAQLKKLPDFVAKRREHWDYLRANLDCLKDVLTLPEKQANANPCWFGFLMIAKSNKDCNRITSYLESHNIQTRKLFAGNIILHPCFTNLVEGKDYRVVGDLTVTNTLMNNAFWVGVYPGMTQPMMDEIIACIKDAVKNL
- a CDS encoding thiamine pyrophosphate-requiring protein — protein: MKVKVSDYIAQYLVDYGITDAFTIVGGGAMHLNDSFGKQKGLKCYYNHHEQACAIAAEAYARVTNRLALVCVTTGPGGTNAITGVVGGWLDSIPMLIISGQVRYDTTARSTGLPLRAMGDQEFDICTSVASMTKYCEMVIDPNRIRYCLHKALTIATNGRPGPVWLDIPLNVQGAFIETDDLEDYNPDEYLSTLPLKIEEKTVRIILDKVKNAERPVFYAGNGIRLSGAYDTFLQVIEKLNIPVVTNWDSVDMLPDDHHLYAGRGGSLGTRGGNFAVQNSDLVISIGSRLSLRQTSFNWKRWASHAYVIMEDIDEAELKKPILHVDMPLHVDAKVLLEAMDGLIKDKVFAKQQWIDRCIEWREKYPVVQQKHYDDPKLSNPYCFMKELSRRLPEGAITAAGNGTACAVGSHSYVIKKSQRYITNSAIASMGYDLPAAIGVCVANKCRSVVCLAGDGSIMMNLQELQTVITNNLPIKIFIINNSGYQSIRLTQTNIFDKHFVGIGKDSGDLSFPDYEKLATAFGYPYYRICSNAEMEKLDQILNETGYLICEVFCNTEQAFEPKVATKKLPDGSLYSPPLEDMAPFLDSEELKSNLYYEG
- a CDS encoding Nucleoside-diphosphate-sugar epimerase — translated: MRIAITGPTGAIGTALIKEAISAGHEVIAIVRPGSSRMSNVAVTKGVEIIECDISDYASLHGKRQCDAFFHLAWMKTFGAARDDVYSQVDNIRYALNAVDLAESWGAKAFVGAGSQAEYGHSEVSLNGSVPVDPTSGYGIAKYSAGKLCRLFCQQKGLRFNWARILSVYGENDADHTLIMYLIHTLLEGGVPELTKCEQMWDYIYSKDAAYALLCIGEKGVDGKVYCIGSGECRPLKAYVEDLRDAVDPSKEVRFGVKPYYPHQAMYLCADISELTADTGFRPRYGFKKGISELIGIIRQG
- a CDS encoding putative phosphatase; protein product: MSGPAAVIFDLDGTLIDSSEGIVNSVVETIDIMGLETLSREFIESCIGPPIGDSIGSKMGYSEETIRRFYDVFRPIYKDKHLMECEVFDGIPAMLEELQGRFRLGIATNKRIDYTLTLLDNLGLKQYFGSICGGDQYNRLKKPDILNNCMKELGVDPSGTVMVGDTSSDLNAAVQCDTDFIGVGFGFGFRRPSDIPEKYHFAATVDDLRRIILDG
- a CDS encoding Isopropylmalate/homocitrate/citramalate synthase — encoded protein: MGAMGSNIRLLDCTLRDGGYVNDWNFGNSTITGIFDRLNEAHVDIIEIGFLDDRNPEDINRSIQPNTQAIAKTFSNTIKPTSMVVAMIDYGTCDIKNVQPCKDTILDGIRVIFKKENMYKAADFGKQLMDLGYKVFLQLVSITDYEEQDIRDFCEYVNKIGPHAISIVDTYGLMHKPQATNYFILLNKYLNKDIAIGYHSHNNFQLAYTNTVEILDLGIDRDIVLDGSLYGMGKSAGNAPLELIAMNLNQRFGKKYDIDQILTAIDVNIMPIYAKHYWGYNLLFYIAAMNDCHPTYVKYLLDRHTLSVKDVNTILQKIELERKLRYKEEYIESLYERYILNGINDVEYVEALSQTLKDRKVLLIGPGNSIVAREKEIKDYISSENPLAIGVNFVPDNIPVGFVFLSRPSRYDQALPKLKDSDVKVIATTNITSVGKPFEYPVRYDALIENTEWDNALAILLTLLEKIGLKDVALAGFDGFKKNVDDNYISTDFDLSKRYDYLSELNRCMTKKIKACRKTMNIKFLTESLYEAN
- a CDS encoding Glycosyltransferases involved in cell wall biogenesis, which translates into the protein MKKISVMVPTYNEEENVEPISKAIIEQLEQFPQYDYELLFIDNCSKDSTREIIRRLCAENPKIKAIFNAKNYGQFSSPYYGILQTTGDCTISMCADFQDPPEMIPKYIAAWEEGYKLVMGQKTSSKESFLVYRARSFYYNYMKKHSNIGFLEHVTGSGLYDRSFIEVMRNLDDPNPFLRGVVAEMGYNIKLIPYEQPQRRAGKSSNNLFSYYDGAMQSLTAYTKVGVRLTISTGLILTFASIFTIVGFGIYKLLNWNTFSLMPYGLDLLIFFAVSLNIFFLGFIGEYILDVKQQVRKRPLVLEAERINFDKD
- a CDS encoding Nucleoside-diphosphate-sugar epimerase encodes the protein MKTAVVTGANGFIGSNVCNTLAESGVKVFALVNERSDNLRDSDNIVIIKTNSVHVEELSVRIHEDIDCFFHFAWEGAFNSSDPTIQAKNISFTCSMVKVAKELNADRFVFSGTVMEYSFGKVVCSDDSQPGLRNLYYAAKQASNLMARTLCYNLGIKYVEAAIMNGYGPGSNRNSFMNSVLTKMLANEPIKLTKGLQDYDFIYITDLANAIILLGEKGKANCCYYVGSDTPRRIRDYVESMKSIVGSSSELLFGAIEDSPVGLDVTQFDIGRIYSELGFRQTVDLAEGVARTVEWLKLLGS
- a CDS encoding UDP-galactopyranose mutase; its protein translation is MQMGSDVDYVVVGCGFCGSVIARRLAEEQSAKVLILDRRNHIAGNMYDEYDSDGILVQKYGVHVFHTDKDNIFEYLSRFTEWDHYELTCLAEIQQKYVPVPFNYAAIDTFFPDRSEELKTRLKQKYPDDERVPILELINSDDELVREFALFLFENDYKPYTCKQWGRKPEEIEPSILSRVKVALSYDDRYFTNKYQFTPRDGFTEMFKRMLNHPNIELRLETDFKDMISFDGDRVVVDGVNPDAKIVYTGALDDLFDYQYGQLPYRTIGFEFFTEHVDYYLNAPFVAYPMHPTMTRMTEFKSITGQKKAGTTVVLKEFPGEYDHTVKDSEPFYPILSEANQQIYEKYKQLSGKYSNLTICGRLADYKYYDMDNAASRAFEVYKELVKK
- a CDS encoding Glycosyltransferases involved in cell wall biogenesis, with product MCYVSVVLICYNYAHLLPRVLGSIAEQTFTDYELILVNNGSTDNTAEVFDQFVKDHPEISCKIVYIEVNKGPANGDNEGASKATGEYLMFVDADDWMDPNCLECLTSKAKETDADRVIGSYRYVNQNGETIKTMAMEGEGLNKWFYTMQQCSLFKRSVYVENGIRLHDILFLDAEKTMKFSVVSKSTVFVPTVCYNYYVHESTSNNNKMVHNVIEDTGRFTYTGFIDIMKEVFDSTEDSEKASCLMQIVRLYYSFIMLGTRGAKYRDAKAAYCSINGYFKEKFPDYCKELDMKLLSGHMGSRSRKILMRGLVLCERMHIFGLALFGFLTISKFHYIST